The following proteins are co-located in the Streptomyces sp. DT2A-34 genome:
- a CDS encoding sensor histidine kinase, translating into MSPTPPARRLRLGLPRRMFAQVLLMQVAIAAGVAVLATGLFLAPLSDQLDDQAMRRALSIAQTTAAQPQIAEDLVSTRATADGPVQREAERIRRATHAEYVVVMDRRGVRWSHPTPGEIGRIVSTDPGQALAGHEVMQIDDGTLGRSTRGKVPLRDGDGKIVGAVSVGIAYDSVRARLLHAIPGLLAYAGGALAVGSLAAWLISRRLQRQTRDLAFSDISALLAEREAMLHGIREGVVALDRGGRIRLLNDEAQRLLGIGDEAVGRSLDEALGEGRTTDVLAGRVTGTDLLTVRGQRVLVTNRMPTDDGAVATLRDRTELEQLGRELDSTRGLIDALRAQDHEHANRMHTLLGLLELEMYDDAVEFVGEVVGDHRATAEQVAEKIQDPLLAALLVGKATVAAERGVALHLSDRTRLPDRLVDPRGLVTIVGNLVDNALDAVAGTPHARVEVESRAEGRTAILRVRDTGPGIPEEHRELIFTEGWSTKKPPAHRERGIGLSLVRRLAERQGGTATVGEAAGGGAEFTVLLPEALAEPDLEPAALTVPSAAQRTAEEESR; encoded by the coding sequence ATGAGCCCCACTCCCCCCGCACGTCGCCTGCGCCTCGGCCTGCCCCGGCGGATGTTCGCGCAGGTGCTGCTGATGCAGGTGGCGATCGCCGCGGGAGTCGCGGTGCTCGCGACCGGGCTGTTCCTCGCTCCGCTCAGCGACCAGCTGGACGATCAGGCGATGCGCCGTGCGCTGTCGATCGCGCAGACCACGGCGGCCCAGCCGCAGATCGCCGAGGATCTGGTGAGCACGCGCGCGACGGCCGACGGGCCCGTCCAGCGGGAGGCGGAGCGGATCCGCCGGGCCACCCACGCCGAGTATGTCGTCGTGATGGACCGGCGCGGCGTGCGCTGGTCCCATCCCACCCCGGGCGAGATCGGCAGGATCGTGTCGACGGACCCGGGTCAGGCCCTCGCCGGCCACGAGGTCATGCAGATCGACGACGGCACCCTGGGCCGCAGCACCCGCGGCAAGGTGCCGCTGCGCGACGGCGACGGCAAGATCGTCGGGGCGGTCTCGGTCGGTATCGCGTACGACAGCGTGCGGGCCCGGCTGCTGCACGCGATCCCCGGGCTGCTCGCGTACGCGGGCGGTGCCCTCGCGGTCGGCTCGCTGGCCGCCTGGCTCATCTCCCGCCGACTGCAGCGGCAGACACGGGACCTGGCCTTCTCCGACATCTCGGCGCTGCTCGCGGAGCGCGAGGCCATGCTGCACGGCATCCGGGAGGGCGTCGTCGCCCTGGACCGCGGCGGCCGTATCCGTCTCCTCAACGATGAGGCTCAACGCCTGCTGGGCATCGGGGACGAGGCCGTCGGCCGGTCCCTCGACGAGGCGCTCGGCGAGGGCCGTACGACCGACGTGCTGGCCGGCCGGGTGACCGGCACCGATCTGCTCACGGTCCGCGGCCAGCGCGTCCTGGTCACCAACCGCATGCCCACCGACGACGGCGCCGTCGCGACCCTGCGCGACCGCACCGAGCTGGAGCAGCTCGGCCGGGAGCTCGACTCCACGCGCGGCCTGATCGACGCCCTGCGCGCCCAGGACCACGAACACGCCAACCGTATGCACACGCTCCTCGGGCTGCTCGAACTGGAGATGTACGACGACGCCGTGGAGTTCGTCGGCGAGGTGGTCGGCGATCACCGGGCCACCGCGGAGCAGGTCGCCGAGAAGATCCAGGACCCGCTGCTAGCCGCCCTCCTGGTCGGCAAGGCGACCGTGGCCGCCGAGCGCGGCGTCGCGCTGCACCTGTCGGACCGTACCCGGCTGCCGGACCGGCTGGTGGACCCCCGAGGGCTCGTCACGATCGTCGGCAACCTGGTGGACAACGCACTGGACGCCGTCGCGGGCACGCCGCACGCGCGCGTGGAGGTCGAATCGCGCGCCGAGGGGCGCACCGCGATCCTCAGGGTGCGCGACACAGGGCCGGGAATCCCCGAGGAGCACCGCGAGTTGATCTTCACCGAGGGATGGTCCACCAAGAAGCCGCCGGCCCACCGCGAACGCGGTATCGGGCTCTCCCTGGTGCGCAGGCTCGCCGAACGGCAGGGCGGCACCGCGACCGTGGGCGAAGCGGCGGGCGGCGGCGCGGAGTTCACCGTGCTCCTGCCCGAGGCGCTGGCCGAGCCCGACCTGGAACCGGCCGCCCTCACCGTGCCATCAGCCGCGCAGCGCACCGCCGAGGAGGAGTCGCGATGA
- a CDS encoding response regulator: protein MIEVLVVDDDTRVARVNAAYVEKVPGFHVAGEAHSAAEALRQVEELPRLDLVLMDHYLPDGTGLSVVQEMRRRGLQTDVIMVTAARDVSTVQAAMRHGALQYLVKPFAFAGLRAKLEAYAELRRTLDGGGEAEQAEVDRIFGALSASSEPDLPKGHSPTTAELVRQSLMNAEGPLSAQEIADRTGVSRQTAQRYLKLLERTGRARLTLKYGDAGRPEHRYVWATRA, encoded by the coding sequence ATGATCGAGGTCCTGGTCGTGGACGACGACACGCGCGTGGCGCGGGTCAACGCCGCCTACGTCGAGAAGGTGCCGGGCTTCCATGTCGCCGGCGAGGCGCACAGCGCGGCCGAGGCGCTTCGCCAGGTGGAGGAGCTGCCCCGCCTGGACCTGGTCCTCATGGATCACTATCTGCCCGACGGGACGGGCCTGTCGGTCGTCCAGGAGATGCGCCGACGCGGCCTCCAGACCGATGTGATCATGGTCACGGCGGCCCGGGACGTGTCGACGGTGCAGGCGGCGATGCGGCACGGGGCGCTGCAGTACCTGGTCAAGCCGTTCGCCTTCGCGGGCCTGCGCGCCAAGCTGGAGGCGTACGCGGAGCTGCGTCGCACCCTCGACGGCGGCGGCGAGGCGGAACAGGCCGAGGTGGACCGCATCTTCGGCGCCCTGTCCGCGTCATCGGAGCCCGACCTGCCGAAGGGCCACTCCCCCACCACCGCGGAACTCGTACGCCAGTCCCTGATGAACGCCGAAGGCCCGCTGTCGGCCCAGGAGATCGCCGATCGGACGGGGGTGAGCCGCCAGACCGCCCAGCGCTATCTCAAGCTCCTGGAACGCACGGGCCGGGCCCGCCTCACCCTCAAGTACGGCGACGCGGGCCGCCCGGAACACCGTTACGTGTGGGCGACCCGCGCCTGA
- a CDS encoding cation acetate symporter — MTGDHQTLALLLFSVFVAITLAITTWVSRNRRGSAEEFYAGGRLFSPMENGFAIAGDYMSAASFLGISGLIALFGYDGMLYSVGFLVAWLVVLFLVAELVRNCGRFTLADVVAARVSERPVRIALGTSSVTVSVLYLVAQMVGAGTLVALLLGGKGEAAQAWTVICVGALMVIYVSWGGMRATTWIQIVKSVLLLGGTIALTALVLVRFHGDFDRLLLTAAERSGHGEAFLAPGLKYGGDWTARFDFISLGLALVLGTAGLPHILSRFYTVPTARAARRSVVWAIGLIGGFYLMTIVLGFGAAAIVGPEAVRGSNAAGNTAVPLLALDLGGGAHSTGGTVLFAVVAAIAFATILAVVAGITLSSSASVAHDLYTSLRRRRAKPRSEVAVARAAAVGIGVVAIALGLLARDLNVAFLVGLAFAVAASANLPVLLYTLFWRDFTTRGGVWAVYGGLIPAVVLVLLSPVVSGSPESLFPRVDFQYFPLQNPGLVSIPLGFVAGWLGTVTSAEMPDEAKHAETEVRSLTGAGAV, encoded by the coding sequence GTGACGGGTGACCATCAGACTCTGGCGCTGCTCCTGTTCAGCGTATTCGTCGCGATCACATTGGCGATCACGACGTGGGTGAGCCGCAACCGGCGTGGTTCGGCGGAGGAGTTCTATGCGGGCGGCCGGCTCTTCTCGCCCATGGAGAATGGTTTTGCCATCGCCGGTGACTACATGTCGGCCGCCTCCTTCCTCGGCATCTCCGGGCTCATCGCTCTCTTCGGCTACGACGGGATGCTGTACTCGGTGGGCTTCCTCGTGGCCTGGCTGGTGGTGCTGTTCCTCGTCGCCGAACTGGTGCGCAACTGCGGGCGGTTCACGCTCGCCGACGTGGTCGCCGCGCGGGTGAGCGAGCGCCCGGTGCGGATCGCGCTGGGAACTTCCTCGGTCACCGTGTCCGTTCTGTATCTGGTGGCGCAGATGGTGGGCGCGGGCACCCTGGTCGCGCTGCTGCTCGGGGGCAAGGGCGAGGCGGCGCAGGCCTGGACCGTCATCTGCGTCGGTGCGCTCATGGTGATCTATGTGTCGTGGGGAGGGATGCGGGCCACCACCTGGATCCAGATCGTCAAGTCGGTCCTGCTGCTCGGCGGCACCATCGCGTTGACCGCGCTCGTCCTGGTGCGCTTCCACGGCGACTTCGACCGGCTGCTGCTCACGGCGGCCGAGCGCAGTGGTCACGGCGAGGCGTTCCTGGCACCCGGGCTGAAGTACGGCGGGGACTGGACGGCCCGGTTCGACTTCATCAGCCTCGGGCTCGCGCTGGTGCTGGGGACCGCCGGGCTGCCGCACATCCTCTCCCGCTTCTACACGGTGCCCACCGCCCGCGCGGCCCGGCGCTCGGTGGTCTGGGCGATCGGTCTCATCGGCGGCTTCTACCTCATGACGATCGTTCTGGGCTTCGGCGCCGCCGCCATCGTCGGGCCCGAGGCCGTGCGCGGGTCGAACGCGGCCGGGAACACCGCGGTTCCGCTGCTCGCCCTCGATCTCGGCGGCGGCGCGCATTCCACCGGAGGAACGGTTCTCTTCGCCGTGGTCGCCGCCATCGCCTTCGCCACGATCCTCGCGGTGGTCGCCGGCATCACGCTGTCCTCCTCGGCCTCCGTGGCCCACGACCTGTACACGTCGCTACGCCGCCGACGCGCCAAGCCCCGCAGCGAGGTGGCCGTGGCGCGGGCCGCCGCGGTCGGCATCGGCGTGGTCGCGATCGCCCTCGGGTTGCTGGCCCGCGACCTGAACGTCGCCTTCCTGGTCGGCCTCGCCTTCGCCGTCGCCGCGTCCGCCAATCTGCCGGTGCTGCTCTACACGCTGTTCTGGCGGGACTTCACCACGCGCGGCGGCGTATGGGCGGTGTACGGGGGCCTGATCCCGGCCGTGGTTCTCGTGCTGCTGTCGCCGGTGGTGTCGGGCAGCCCCGAATCGCTGTTCCCCCGCGTCGACTTCCAGTACTTCCCCCTGCAGAACCCCGGCCTCGTCTCGATCCCGCTGGGCTTCGTCGCGGGCTGGCTCGGCACGGTCACCTCGGCCGAGATGCCGGACGAGGCCAAGCACGCGGAGACCGAGGTGCGGTCGCTGACGGGGGCGGGAGCGGTTTAG
- a CDS encoding DUF485 domain-containing protein has product MYSSDGRPRDARSARYDDPWYDALASGWGESDVTDAPDAAPPAAADVYLEVQRSAAFQEVRSRYHRFVVPAVAVFLSWYVVYVVAATTAPGLMARPVAGAVNVAMLAGLGQFLSTFLLTWAYARHARLRRDRAALELRWDTQELTRVARDGVA; this is encoded by the coding sequence ATGTACTCAAGCGACGGTCGTCCCCGCGACGCCAGAAGTGCGCGGTACGACGATCCCTGGTACGACGCGCTCGCCTCCGGGTGGGGGGAGTCGGACGTCACGGATGCTCCTGACGCCGCTCCGCCGGCAGCGGCCGACGTGTACCTAGAGGTACAGCGCAGCGCCGCCTTCCAGGAAGTGCGCAGCCGCTACCACAGGTTCGTGGTGCCGGCGGTCGCCGTGTTCCTCTCCTGGTACGTGGTGTACGTCGTCGCCGCCACGACCGCGCCGGGATTGATGGCCCGGCCCGTGGCGGGCGCTGTGAACGTCGCGATGCTCGCCGGGCTCGGGCAGTTCCTCAGCACCTTCCTGCTCACCTGGGCCTACGCCCGCCATGCGCGGCTGCGCCGAGACCGGGCCGCGCTCGAACTGCGCTGGGACACCCAGGAGTTGACGCGCGTCGCAAGGGACGGTGTCGCGTGA
- a CDS encoding type IIA DNA topoisomerase subunit B gives MTAETSVPSTALLAGADRDGSNYTARHLLVLEGLEAVRKRPGMYIGSTDSRGLMHCLWEIIDNSVDEALGGYCDHIEVILHDDGSVEVRDNGRGIPVDVEPKTGLSGVEVVMTKLHAGGKFGGGSYAASGGLHGVGASVVNALSARLDVEVDRSGHTHAISFRRGVPGAFAADGANAKFEAKSGLRKTKKIPKTRNGTRVRYWADRQIFLKDAKLSLENLHQRARQTAFLVPGLTLVVRDELGLGEGGSKGEESFRFDGGISEFCEYLATDKPVCDVLRFGGQGTFKETVPVLDEHGQMTPTQVTRELDVDVAMRWGTGYDTTLKSFVNIIATPKGGTHVAGFETAVTSTMNEVLRAKKLLRVAEDDIVKDDALEGLTAVVTVRLAEPQFEGQTKEVLGTSAARRIVNTVISRELKAFLTSTKRDAAAQARVVMEKAVAAARTRIAARQHKDAQRRKTALESSSLPAKLADCRSDDVDRSELFIVEGDSALGTAKLARNSEFQALLPIRGKILNVQKSSVTDMLKNAECGAIIQVIGAGSGRTFDIDAARYGKIIMMTDADVDGSHIRTLLLTLFQRYMRPMIEAGRVFAAVPPLHRIELIQPKKGQDKYVYTYSDRELRDKLMEFQSKGIRYKDSIQRYKGLGEMDADQLAETTMDPRHRTLRRISLTDLEAAERVFDLLMGNDVAPRKEFISSSAATLDRSRIDA, from the coding sequence GTGACCGCCGAGACGTCCGTGCCGTCCACAGCGCTGCTGGCAGGAGCAGACCGGGACGGGTCCAACTACACCGCGCGGCACCTGCTCGTCCTCGAGGGGCTCGAGGCCGTACGCAAGCGCCCGGGTATGTACATCGGGTCGACCGACAGCCGCGGTCTCATGCACTGCCTCTGGGAGATCATCGACAACTCTGTCGACGAGGCCCTCGGCGGGTACTGCGACCACATCGAGGTGATCCTCCACGACGACGGGTCCGTGGAGGTCCGGGACAACGGCCGGGGCATCCCGGTCGACGTCGAGCCCAAGACCGGCCTGTCCGGCGTCGAGGTCGTCATGACCAAGCTGCACGCCGGCGGAAAGTTCGGCGGCGGTTCGTACGCCGCGTCCGGTGGTCTGCACGGCGTGGGCGCCTCCGTGGTGAACGCCCTGTCCGCGCGGCTGGACGTCGAGGTGGACCGGAGCGGTCACACCCACGCCATCAGCTTCCGGCGTGGCGTACCCGGGGCCTTCGCCGCGGACGGTGCGAACGCCAAGTTCGAGGCCAAGAGTGGCCTGCGCAAGACCAAGAAGATCCCCAAGACGCGCAACGGCACGCGCGTGCGGTACTGGGCCGACCGCCAGATCTTTCTCAAGGACGCCAAGCTCTCCCTGGAGAATCTGCACCAGCGCGCCCGCCAGACCGCGTTCCTGGTGCCCGGTCTCACCCTCGTCGTCCGTGACGAGCTCGGCCTCGGCGAGGGCGGCAGCAAGGGCGAGGAGTCCTTCCGCTTCGACGGCGGCATCAGCGAGTTCTGCGAGTACCTCGCCACCGACAAGCCGGTCTGCGACGTCCTCCGCTTCGGCGGCCAGGGCACCTTCAAGGAGACGGTCCCGGTCCTGGACGAGCACGGCCAGATGACCCCCACCCAGGTCACCCGCGAGCTCGACGTCGACGTCGCCATGCGGTGGGGCACCGGGTACGACACGACCCTGAAGTCGTTCGTGAACATCATCGCCACGCCCAAGGGCGGCACGCACGTCGCGGGCTTCGAGACGGCCGTGACCAGCACGATGAACGAGGTGCTGCGCGCCAAGAAGCTGCTGCGTGTCGCCGAGGACGACATCGTCAAGGACGACGCCCTGGAGGGCCTCACCGCGGTCGTCACGGTCCGTCTCGCCGAGCCGCAGTTCGAGGGCCAGACCAAGGAGGTCCTGGGCACCTCGGCGGCCCGACGCATCGTGAACACCGTGATCTCCAGGGAGCTCAAGGCGTTCCTCACGTCCACGAAGCGGGACGCCGCAGCCCAGGCCCGGGTCGTCATGGAGAAGGCCGTCGCCGCCGCACGCACGCGTATCGCGGCCCGCCAGCACAAGGACGCGCAGCGCCGGAAGACGGCGCTGGAGTCCTCGTCGCTGCCCGCCAAGCTCGCGGACTGCCGCAGTGACGACGTCGACCGCAGCGAGCTGTTCATCGTCGAGGGAGACTCCGCGCTCGGCACCGCCAAGCTCGCCCGGAACTCCGAGTTCCAGGCGCTGCTGCCGATCCGCGGCAAGATCCTCAACGTCCAGAAGTCGTCCGTGACCGACATGCTCAAGAACGCCGAGTGCGGGGCGATCATCCAGGTCATAGGAGCGGGTTCCGGCCGGACCTTCGACATCGACGCGGCGCGCTACGGCAAGATCATCATGATGACCGACGCCGATGTGGACGGCTCCCACATCCGGACCCTGCTGCTGACGCTGTTCCAGCGCTACATGCGGCCGATGATCGAGGCCGGCCGGGTGTTCGCGGCGGTGCCGCCGCTGCACCGGATCGAGCTCATCCAGCCCAAGAAGGGGCAGGACAAGTACGTCTACACATACTCGGACCGTGAACTGCGCGACAAGCTCATGGAGTTCCAGAGCAAGGGCATCCGCTACAAGGACTCCATCCAGCGGTACAAGGGTCTCGGTGAGATGGACGCCGACCAGCTGGCCGAGACGACGATGGACCCGCGCCATCGCACCCTGCGCCGGATCAGCCTCACCGACCTGGAGGCCGCCGAGCGGGTCTTCGATCTGCTGATGGGCAATGACGTGGCGCCGCGTAAGGAGTTCATCTCCAGCTCGGCGGCGACGCTGGATCGGTCGCGTATCGACGCGTAG
- a CDS encoding serine protease, whose amino-acid sequence MRRPFTRALTRPLALAAVAAAIPLMSATPVAADSVVVGGFPVDVSQSPWTVALASRDRFGGTRAGQFCVGVAVGRSTVLTAAHCMSEEVLGSPPNRVRDLTVIAGRTDLLSNRGQEIRVRDTWVNPAYDGVTNAGDFAVVTLAQPLPSSSVIRMARAGDPAYVPGTAALVYGWGDITGAGDYARSLRAARVHVLPDALCRAAYPGGGSGRYLADSMVCAGEQEGGRDACQGDSGGPLIAHGKLIGLVSWGSGCGRGGTPGVYTRVSDAVRTLGWRAAGAHDHQAGG is encoded by the coding sequence ATGCGCCGTCCCTTTACCCGGGCGCTGACCCGGCCGCTTGCTCTGGCGGCTGTGGCAGCCGCCATACCGTTGATGTCCGCCACCCCCGTGGCTGCCGACAGTGTCGTCGTCGGCGGGTTTCCGGTCGATGTTTCCCAGAGTCCGTGGACCGTGGCGCTGGCCAGTCGTGACCGGTTCGGGGGTACGCGGGCGGGTCAGTTCTGCGTCGGTGTGGCGGTCGGCCGGTCCACTGTGCTCACCGCGGCCCACTGCATGAGCGAGGAGGTCCTGGGCTCGCCGCCGAACCGGGTGCGCGACCTCACGGTCATCGCCGGCCGTACGGATCTGTTGTCGAACCGGGGCCAGGAGATCCGCGTCCGTGACACCTGGGTGAACCCTGCTTACGACGGTGTGACCAATGCGGGGGACTTCGCCGTGGTCACCCTCGCCCAGCCGCTTCCCTCGAGCTCGGTCATCAGGATGGCGCGCGCCGGCGATCCCGCCTATGTGCCGGGCACGGCGGCCCTCGTCTACGGGTGGGGGGACATCACGGGTGCGGGTGACTACGCGCGCAGTCTGCGCGCCGCGCGCGTGCATGTGCTGCCCGATGCTCTGTGCAGGGCGGCGTATCCGGGCGGGGGCAGCGGAAGGTACCTGGCCGACAGCATGGTCTGTGCCGGGGAACAGGAGGGAGGCCGGGACGCCTGCCAGGGGGACAGCGGAGGGCCGCTGATCGCCCACGGGAAGCTGATCGGACTCGTTTCCTGGGGGAGCGGCTGCGGTCGTGGGGGAACGCCTGGCGTCTACACGCGTGTGTCCGACGCCGTGCGGACGCTGGGGTGGCGCGCCGCAGGGGCACACGATCACCAAGCGGGCGGCTGA
- a CDS encoding transposase, with amino-acid sequence MRDRLGGLWRDEDFADWYPRDGRPGLSPAQLATVRVLQFLLGLSDRQAAEAVRCRIDFKYALAMELDDPGFHHSVLADFRERLAQDDRADRLLDLALARLKEAGLVRERTTQHTDSTHVLAAVRDLTRLELVTEAVRAALEELAGTAPHLLAGLADEEWGRRYGRPVRLGKNPTRPKTRILATGGDAVRLLEAVGEHGADRLSGPRVQALRQIMVQNYYRDGVGRLRWRTAEDGGLPPSAVAVVSPYDPTARYARRGHVTRWKGFVAHLTETCDPDAVNVITDVATTDATGYDAKALPGIHTRLKRRGLLPAEHLVDGGYTSLVHLEQAAREHQVTVTGPLPVNSTRQHARTTASAATTSTSTSTAGR; translated from the coding sequence GTGAGAGACCGCCTGGGCGGGCTGTGGCGTGACGAAGACTTCGCCGACTGGTACCCGCGCGACGGCCGCCCCGGGCTCTCGCCCGCCCAGCTGGCCACCGTCCGTGTGCTGCAGTTCCTGCTCGGTCTGTCGGACCGGCAGGCGGCCGAGGCGGTGCGCTGCCGCATCGATTTCAAGTACGCGCTGGCCATGGAACTGGACGATCCCGGCTTCCACCACAGCGTGCTGGCCGACTTCCGCGAGCGCCTCGCCCAGGACGATCGTGCCGACCGTCTCCTCGACCTCGCGCTCGCGCGCCTGAAGGAGGCCGGTCTCGTCCGTGAGCGCACCACCCAGCATACGGACTCCACCCACGTCCTGGCCGCGGTGCGCGACCTGACCCGGCTGGAACTGGTCACCGAGGCCGTCCGCGCCGCGCTGGAAGAGCTGGCCGGCACAGCTCCGCACCTGCTGGCCGGCCTGGCCGACGAGGAGTGGGGGCGCCGCTACGGCCGTCCGGTCCGTCTGGGCAAGAACCCCACCCGCCCCAAGACCAGGATCCTTGCCACAGGCGGTGACGCCGTCCGGCTGCTGGAGGCTGTCGGGGAGCATGGGGCGGATCGCCTGTCCGGTCCCCGGGTCCAGGCCCTGCGGCAGATCATGGTGCAGAACTACTACCGCGACGGGGTCGGCCGCCTGCGCTGGCGCACCGCTGAGGACGGCGGGCTGCCGCCCTCGGCCGTCGCAGTCGTCTCGCCCTACGACCCGACGGCCCGCTACGCGCGCCGCGGACACGTCACCCGTTGGAAAGGGTTCGTCGCACATCTCACCGAGACCTGCGATCCTGACGCCGTTAACGTGATCACGGATGTGGCCACCACCGACGCCACCGGCTATGACGCGAAGGCTCTGCCCGGCATCCACACCCGGCTGAAGCGCCGCGGGCTGCTGCCCGCCGAGCATCTGGTCGACGGCGGCTACACCTCCCTGGTCCATCTGGAGCAGGCGGCCCGGGAGCACCAGGTCACGGTCACCGGACCGCTGCCGGTCAACTCCACCCGCCAGCACGCAAGAACGACGGCTTCGGCCGCGACGACTTCCACATCGACTTCGACCGCCGGCAGGTGA
- a CDS encoding transposase produces the protein MTCPQGETSRGWHGPYPTSSPTAAPLIVARFTKSQCRPCPVRTRCTTTADSARTVGFPPRELRDLQLRVRAEQQTSEWQARYAVRSGVEGTISELAHGHGMRRCRYRGQQKAHLQHVFTAIAANIERLSRRPPTGEAPPSRPPTAFQNFLDQHGIPRPRSWRSARD, from the coding sequence GTGACCTGTCCGCAGGGCGAGACCAGCCGGGGATGGCACGGCCCCTATCCGACCTCCTCACCCACCGCGGCACCTCTGATCGTGGCACGGTTCACCAAGAGCCAGTGCCGTCCCTGCCCGGTCCGCACCCGCTGCACGACCACCGCCGACAGCGCCCGAACCGTGGGCTTTCCCCCGCGAGAACTCCGCGATCTGCAACTCCGCGTCCGCGCCGAGCAACAGACATCCGAATGGCAGGCCCGCTATGCGGTCCGCTCCGGAGTGGAAGGCACTATCAGCGAACTCGCTCACGGACACGGCATGCGCCGTTGTCGCTACCGGGGACAGCAGAAAGCCCACCTACAGCACGTGTTCACAGCCATCGCCGCAAACATCGAGCGCCTCAGCCGACGGCCGCCGACCGGAGAAGCACCCCCGTCCCGGCCGCCGACCGCCTTCCAGAACTTCCTGGACCAGCACGGGATCCCCCGGCCGAGGTCTTGGCGGTCCGCCAGAGACTGA